In Halictus rubicundus isolate RS-2024b chromosome 5, iyHalRubi1_principal, whole genome shotgun sequence, one genomic interval encodes:
- the LOC143353933 gene encoding uncharacterized protein LOC143353933 isoform X4 gives MKSAKNVGAGSLWGELPARETLKQEVITPDIIENIWRQVMEESNNTDCDYQMDRQPDYIQLPMGNLHVLNTINFHQQLRMMEEGMVLGNMTTIEAQKLQDVKETQNSFQFLPVQKERSAFKDSSTVHYLTPETTRAILRHAVTVLLAHIGFEKSSDIAIETLTDIADHFLRRMTLLMKAAYEQKDHEFLDIVERVLLETGIGGVAALHDYYQEYVLKFEENMRKKAEAMMEKQRMVLDEAANKLQFEELDEFGNVYREVPTLQLLDPEMGFPPSLDAGFQMLYSLEQDDGCRLNSLEVDEEDVNVSDSPNTGQRSDASTDKKKS, from the exons ATGAAGTCTGCTAAAAATGTTGGAGCTGGTTCACTATGGGGAGAATTGCCAGCAAGGGAAACTCTTAAGCAGGAAGTAATCACTCcagatattatagaaaatatttggAGGCAAGTTATGGAAGAATCAAATAACACAGACTGTGATTATCAAATGGACAGACAACCAGATTATATACA GTTACCTATGGGAAATCTTCATGTATTAAATACTATAAATTTTCATCAACAGTTACGAATGATG GAAGAAGGAATGGTACTTGGAAACATGACCACAATTGAGGCGCAAAAATTACAAGATGTGAAAGAAACACAGAATTCATTTCAATTTCTACCTGTGCAGAAAGAAAG AAGTGCTTTCAAAGATTCATCTACAGTGCATTACCTCACACCAGAAACAACACGAGCCATATTAAGGCATGCTGTTACTGTTCTTTTGGCTCATATTGGATTTGAAAAATCATCGGACATAGCTATAGAAACACTCACAGACATTGCTGATCATTTTTTGAGAAGAATGACTCTTTTGATGAAAGCAGCGTATGAACAAAAGGATCATGAATTcctt gatatagtGGAAAGAGTTTTATTGGAAACGGGAATTGGTGGGGTGGCTGCTCTTCACGACTACTATCAAGAATATGTATTAAAGTTTGAAGAGAACATGAGAAAGAAGGCTGAAGCAATGATGGAAAAACAGAG GATGGTTTTAGACGAAGCAGCAAATAAATTGCAGTTTGAAGAACTTGATGAATTCGGTAATGTCTATCGAGAGGTTCCAACTCTTCAATTACTAGATCCTGAAATGGGTTTTCCTCCTAGCCTTGATGCTGGTTTTCAAATGCTATATAGTTTAGAGCAGGATGA CGGTTGTAGATTAAACAGTTTGGAAGTGGACGAGGAAGACGTAAACGTGAGCGATTCTCCAAATACGGGACAACGTTCTGACGCATCAACGGACAAAAAAAAGTCTTAA
- the LOC143353933 gene encoding uncharacterized protein LOC143353933 isoform X5: MIFHSINFAMKSAKNVGAGSLWGELPARETLKQEVITPDIIENIWRLPMGNLHVLNTINFHQQLRMMEEGMVLGNMTTIEAQKLQDVKETQNSFQFLPVQKERSAFKDSSTVHYLTPETTRAILRHAVTVLLAHIGFEKSSDIAIETLTDIADHFLRRMTLLMKAAYEQKDHEFLDIVERVLLETGIGGVAALHDYYQEYVLKFEENMRKKAEAMMEKQRMVLDEAANKLQFEELDEFGNVYREVPTLQLLDPEMGFPPSLDAGFQMLYSLEQDDGCRLNSLEVDEEDVNVSDSPNTGQRSDASTDKKKS, encoded by the exons ATGATATTTCATTCGATTA ATTTTGCCATGAAGTCTGCTAAAAATGTTGGAGCTGGTTCACTATGGGGAGAATTGCCAGCAAGGGAAACTCTTAAGCAGGAAGTAATCACTCcagatattatagaaaatatttggAG GTTACCTATGGGAAATCTTCATGTATTAAATACTATAAATTTTCATCAACAGTTACGAATGATG GAAGAAGGAATGGTACTTGGAAACATGACCACAATTGAGGCGCAAAAATTACAAGATGTGAAAGAAACACAGAATTCATTTCAATTTCTACCTGTGCAGAAAGAAAG AAGTGCTTTCAAAGATTCATCTACAGTGCATTACCTCACACCAGAAACAACACGAGCCATATTAAGGCATGCTGTTACTGTTCTTTTGGCTCATATTGGATTTGAAAAATCATCGGACATAGCTATAGAAACACTCACAGACATTGCTGATCATTTTTTGAGAAGAATGACTCTTTTGATGAAAGCAGCGTATGAACAAAAGGATCATGAATTcctt gatatagtGGAAAGAGTTTTATTGGAAACGGGAATTGGTGGGGTGGCTGCTCTTCACGACTACTATCAAGAATATGTATTAAAGTTTGAAGAGAACATGAGAAAGAAGGCTGAAGCAATGATGGAAAAACAGAG GATGGTTTTAGACGAAGCAGCAAATAAATTGCAGTTTGAAGAACTTGATGAATTCGGTAATGTCTATCGAGAGGTTCCAACTCTTCAATTACTAGATCCTGAAATGGGTTTTCCTCCTAGCCTTGATGCTGGTTTTCAAATGCTATATAGTTTAGAGCAGGATGA CGGTTGTAGATTAAACAGTTTGGAAGTGGACGAGGAAGACGTAAACGTGAGCGATTCTCCAAATACGGGACAACGTTCTGACGCATCAACGGACAAAAAAAAGTCTTAA
- the LOC143353933 gene encoding uncharacterized protein LOC143353933 isoform X2: MIFHSINFAMKSAKNVGAGSLWGELPARETLKQEVITPDIIENIWRQVMEESNNTDCDYQMDRQPDYIQLPMGNLHVLNTINFHQQLRMMEEGMVLGNMTTIEAQKLQDVKETQNSFQFLPVQKESAFKDSSTVHYLTPETTRAILRHAVTVLLAHIGFEKSSDIAIETLTDIADHFLRRMTLLMKAAYEQKDHEFLDIVERVLLETGIGGVAALHDYYQEYVLKFEENMRKKAEAMMEKQRMVLDEAANKLQFEELDEFGNVYREVPTLQLLDPEMGFPPSLDAGFQMLYSLEQDDGCRLNSLEVDEEDVNVSDSPNTGQRSDASTDKKKS; the protein is encoded by the exons ATGATATTTCATTCGATTA ATTTTGCCATGAAGTCTGCTAAAAATGTTGGAGCTGGTTCACTATGGGGAGAATTGCCAGCAAGGGAAACTCTTAAGCAGGAAGTAATCACTCcagatattatagaaaatatttggAGGCAAGTTATGGAAGAATCAAATAACACAGACTGTGATTATCAAATGGACAGACAACCAGATTATATACA GTTACCTATGGGAAATCTTCATGTATTAAATACTATAAATTTTCATCAACAGTTACGAATGATG GAAGAAGGAATGGTACTTGGAAACATGACCACAATTGAGGCGCAAAAATTACAAGATGTGAAAGAAACACAGAATTCATTTCAATTTCTACCTGTGCAGAAAGAAAG TGCTTTCAAAGATTCATCTACAGTGCATTACCTCACACCAGAAACAACACGAGCCATATTAAGGCATGCTGTTACTGTTCTTTTGGCTCATATTGGATTTGAAAAATCATCGGACATAGCTATAGAAACACTCACAGACATTGCTGATCATTTTTTGAGAAGAATGACTCTTTTGATGAAAGCAGCGTATGAACAAAAGGATCATGAATTcctt gatatagtGGAAAGAGTTTTATTGGAAACGGGAATTGGTGGGGTGGCTGCTCTTCACGACTACTATCAAGAATATGTATTAAAGTTTGAAGAGAACATGAGAAAGAAGGCTGAAGCAATGATGGAAAAACAGAG GATGGTTTTAGACGAAGCAGCAAATAAATTGCAGTTTGAAGAACTTGATGAATTCGGTAATGTCTATCGAGAGGTTCCAACTCTTCAATTACTAGATCCTGAAATGGGTTTTCCTCCTAGCCTTGATGCTGGTTTTCAAATGCTATATAGTTTAGAGCAGGATGA CGGTTGTAGATTAAACAGTTTGGAAGTGGACGAGGAAGACGTAAACGTGAGCGATTCTCCAAATACGGGACAACGTTCTGACGCATCAACGGACAAAAAAAAGTCTTAA
- the LOC143353933 gene encoding uncharacterized protein LOC143353933 isoform X3: MIFHSINFAMKSAKNVGAGSLWGELPARETLKQEVITPDIIENIWRQVMEESNNTDCDYQMDRQPDYIQLPMGNLHVLNTINFHQQLRMMEEGMVLGNMTTIEAQKLQDVKETQNSFQFLPVQKERSAFKDSSTVHYLTPETTRAILRHAVTVLLAHIGFEKSSDIAIETLTDIADHFLRRMTLLMKAAYEQKDHEFLDIVERVLLETGIGGVAALHDYYQEYVLKFEENMRKKAEAMMEKQRMVLDEAANKLQFEELDEFGNVYREVPTLQLLDPEMGFPPSLDAGFQMLYSLEQDELNSLEVDEEDVNVSDSPNTGQRSDASTDKKKS, encoded by the exons ATGATATTTCATTCGATTA ATTTTGCCATGAAGTCTGCTAAAAATGTTGGAGCTGGTTCACTATGGGGAGAATTGCCAGCAAGGGAAACTCTTAAGCAGGAAGTAATCACTCcagatattatagaaaatatttggAGGCAAGTTATGGAAGAATCAAATAACACAGACTGTGATTATCAAATGGACAGACAACCAGATTATATACA GTTACCTATGGGAAATCTTCATGTATTAAATACTATAAATTTTCATCAACAGTTACGAATGATG GAAGAAGGAATGGTACTTGGAAACATGACCACAATTGAGGCGCAAAAATTACAAGATGTGAAAGAAACACAGAATTCATTTCAATTTCTACCTGTGCAGAAAGAAAG AAGTGCTTTCAAAGATTCATCTACAGTGCATTACCTCACACCAGAAACAACACGAGCCATATTAAGGCATGCTGTTACTGTTCTTTTGGCTCATATTGGATTTGAAAAATCATCGGACATAGCTATAGAAACACTCACAGACATTGCTGATCATTTTTTGAGAAGAATGACTCTTTTGATGAAAGCAGCGTATGAACAAAAGGATCATGAATTcctt gatatagtGGAAAGAGTTTTATTGGAAACGGGAATTGGTGGGGTGGCTGCTCTTCACGACTACTATCAAGAATATGTATTAAAGTTTGAAGAGAACATGAGAAAGAAGGCTGAAGCAATGATGGAAAAACAGAG GATGGTTTTAGACGAAGCAGCAAATAAATTGCAGTTTGAAGAACTTGATGAATTCGGTAATGTCTATCGAGAGGTTCCAACTCTTCAATTACTAGATCCTGAAATGGGTTTTCCTCCTAGCCTTGATGCTGGTTTTCAAATGCTATATAGTTTAGAGCAGGATGA ATTAAACAGTTTGGAAGTGGACGAGGAAGACGTAAACGTGAGCGATTCTCCAAATACGGGACAACGTTCTGACGCATCAACGGACAAAAAAAAGTCTTAA
- the LOC143353933 gene encoding uncharacterized protein LOC143353933 isoform X1, giving the protein MIFHSINFAMKSAKNVGAGSLWGELPARETLKQEVITPDIIENIWRQVMEESNNTDCDYQMDRQPDYIQLPMGNLHVLNTINFHQQLRMMEEGMVLGNMTTIEAQKLQDVKETQNSFQFLPVQKERSAFKDSSTVHYLTPETTRAILRHAVTVLLAHIGFEKSSDIAIETLTDIADHFLRRMTLLMKAAYEQKDHEFLDIVERVLLETGIGGVAALHDYYQEYVLKFEENMRKKAEAMMEKQRMVLDEAANKLQFEELDEFGNVYREVPTLQLLDPEMGFPPSLDAGFQMLYSLEQDDGCRLNSLEVDEEDVNVSDSPNTGQRSDASTDKKKS; this is encoded by the exons ATGATATTTCATTCGATTA ATTTTGCCATGAAGTCTGCTAAAAATGTTGGAGCTGGTTCACTATGGGGAGAATTGCCAGCAAGGGAAACTCTTAAGCAGGAAGTAATCACTCcagatattatagaaaatatttggAGGCAAGTTATGGAAGAATCAAATAACACAGACTGTGATTATCAAATGGACAGACAACCAGATTATATACA GTTACCTATGGGAAATCTTCATGTATTAAATACTATAAATTTTCATCAACAGTTACGAATGATG GAAGAAGGAATGGTACTTGGAAACATGACCACAATTGAGGCGCAAAAATTACAAGATGTGAAAGAAACACAGAATTCATTTCAATTTCTACCTGTGCAGAAAGAAAG AAGTGCTTTCAAAGATTCATCTACAGTGCATTACCTCACACCAGAAACAACACGAGCCATATTAAGGCATGCTGTTACTGTTCTTTTGGCTCATATTGGATTTGAAAAATCATCGGACATAGCTATAGAAACACTCACAGACATTGCTGATCATTTTTTGAGAAGAATGACTCTTTTGATGAAAGCAGCGTATGAACAAAAGGATCATGAATTcctt gatatagtGGAAAGAGTTTTATTGGAAACGGGAATTGGTGGGGTGGCTGCTCTTCACGACTACTATCAAGAATATGTATTAAAGTTTGAAGAGAACATGAGAAAGAAGGCTGAAGCAATGATGGAAAAACAGAG GATGGTTTTAGACGAAGCAGCAAATAAATTGCAGTTTGAAGAACTTGATGAATTCGGTAATGTCTATCGAGAGGTTCCAACTCTTCAATTACTAGATCCTGAAATGGGTTTTCCTCCTAGCCTTGATGCTGGTTTTCAAATGCTATATAGTTTAGAGCAGGATGA CGGTTGTAGATTAAACAGTTTGGAAGTGGACGAGGAAGACGTAAACGTGAGCGATTCTCCAAATACGGGACAACGTTCTGACGCATCAACGGACAAAAAAAAGTCTTAA
- the LOC143353933 gene encoding uncharacterized protein LOC143353933 isoform X7, protein MKSAKNVGAGSLWGELPARETLKQEVITPDIIENIWRLPMGNLHVLNTINFHQQLRMMEEGMVLGNMTTIEAQKLQDVKETQNSFQFLPVQKERSAFKDSSTVHYLTPETTRAILRHAVTVLLAHIGFEKSSDIAIETLTDIADHFLRRMTLLMKAAYEQKDHEFLDIVERVLLETGIGGVAALHDYYQEYVLKFEENMRKKAEAMMEKQRMVLDEAANKLQFEELDEFGNVYREVPTLQLLDPEMGFPPSLDAGFQMLYSLEQDDGCRLNSLEVDEEDVNVSDSPNTGQRSDASTDKKKS, encoded by the exons ATGAAGTCTGCTAAAAATGTTGGAGCTGGTTCACTATGGGGAGAATTGCCAGCAAGGGAAACTCTTAAGCAGGAAGTAATCACTCcagatattatagaaaatatttggAG GTTACCTATGGGAAATCTTCATGTATTAAATACTATAAATTTTCATCAACAGTTACGAATGATG GAAGAAGGAATGGTACTTGGAAACATGACCACAATTGAGGCGCAAAAATTACAAGATGTGAAAGAAACACAGAATTCATTTCAATTTCTACCTGTGCAGAAAGAAAG AAGTGCTTTCAAAGATTCATCTACAGTGCATTACCTCACACCAGAAACAACACGAGCCATATTAAGGCATGCTGTTACTGTTCTTTTGGCTCATATTGGATTTGAAAAATCATCGGACATAGCTATAGAAACACTCACAGACATTGCTGATCATTTTTTGAGAAGAATGACTCTTTTGATGAAAGCAGCGTATGAACAAAAGGATCATGAATTcctt gatatagtGGAAAGAGTTTTATTGGAAACGGGAATTGGTGGGGTGGCTGCTCTTCACGACTACTATCAAGAATATGTATTAAAGTTTGAAGAGAACATGAGAAAGAAGGCTGAAGCAATGATGGAAAAACAGAG GATGGTTTTAGACGAAGCAGCAAATAAATTGCAGTTTGAAGAACTTGATGAATTCGGTAATGTCTATCGAGAGGTTCCAACTCTTCAATTACTAGATCCTGAAATGGGTTTTCCTCCTAGCCTTGATGCTGGTTTTCAAATGCTATATAGTTTAGAGCAGGATGA CGGTTGTAGATTAAACAGTTTGGAAGTGGACGAGGAAGACGTAAACGTGAGCGATTCTCCAAATACGGGACAACGTTCTGACGCATCAACGGACAAAAAAAAGTCTTAA
- the LOC143353933 gene encoding uncharacterized protein LOC143353933 isoform X6 has translation MIFHSINFAMKSAKNVGAGSLWGELPARETLKQEVITPDIIENIWRQVMEESNNTDCDYQMDRQPDYIQLPMGNLHVLNTINFHQQLRMMEEGMVLGNMTTIEAQKLQDVKETQNSFQFLPVQKERSAFKDSSTVHYLTPETTRAILRHAVTVLLAHIGFEKSSDIAIETLTDIADHFLRRMTLLMKAAYEQKDHEFLDIVERVLLETGIGGVAALHDYYQEYVLKFEENMRKKAEAMMEKQRMVLDEAANKLQFEELDEFGNVYREVPTLQLLDPEMGFPPSLDAGFQMLYSLEQDDIVMVAVVD, from the exons ATGATATTTCATTCGATTA ATTTTGCCATGAAGTCTGCTAAAAATGTTGGAGCTGGTTCACTATGGGGAGAATTGCCAGCAAGGGAAACTCTTAAGCAGGAAGTAATCACTCcagatattatagaaaatatttggAGGCAAGTTATGGAAGAATCAAATAACACAGACTGTGATTATCAAATGGACAGACAACCAGATTATATACA GTTACCTATGGGAAATCTTCATGTATTAAATACTATAAATTTTCATCAACAGTTACGAATGATG GAAGAAGGAATGGTACTTGGAAACATGACCACAATTGAGGCGCAAAAATTACAAGATGTGAAAGAAACACAGAATTCATTTCAATTTCTACCTGTGCAGAAAGAAAG AAGTGCTTTCAAAGATTCATCTACAGTGCATTACCTCACACCAGAAACAACACGAGCCATATTAAGGCATGCTGTTACTGTTCTTTTGGCTCATATTGGATTTGAAAAATCATCGGACATAGCTATAGAAACACTCACAGACATTGCTGATCATTTTTTGAGAAGAATGACTCTTTTGATGAAAGCAGCGTATGAACAAAAGGATCATGAATTcctt gatatagtGGAAAGAGTTTTATTGGAAACGGGAATTGGTGGGGTGGCTGCTCTTCACGACTACTATCAAGAATATGTATTAAAGTTTGAAGAGAACATGAGAAAGAAGGCTGAAGCAATGATGGAAAAACAGAG GATGGTTTTAGACGAAGCAGCAAATAAATTGCAGTTTGAAGAACTTGATGAATTCGGTAATGTCTATCGAGAGGTTCCAACTCTTCAATTACTAGATCCTGAAATGGGTTTTCCTCCTAGCCTTGATGCTGGTTTTCAAATGCTATATAGTTTAGAGCAGGATGA TATTGTAATGGTAGCGGTTGTAGATTAA